The DNA segment CTAAAGAAAGGATTTTAACGAGAATAATCAGAAAATTAAAAGTTTCAGGCATTATTGCAATTGGCTAATTCACATTATTCTATTTCTTAAAGAATGAGTGCAGGCTGCTTTGGGCTTTCTCTTCCTCGCTCTTTCCCAAAAGCTCCTCTTCCTTGTATCCGAGAACCTCAAATATCTTTCCGACAGATGGGATTATCTGGTTCTTGATGTAGTATTCTGCATCATATTCGCCGTCTTTTGTCTCTTCCGGAAGCTTTGCCCTGTCCCTTATCCTGCCCTTCCCTTCAGTAACAATGTATCTTATCATGGTTCCAATCCCGACTGGCTTTCCAAGCTCCTTCATTCTCTGTGCAACTGCAACATGAGGGCCTATTGAGTCATAGTCCTCTGTGTTCTTCTGAAGCTGTGTTATTATCACAAGCTTTTCAATTGGTATCTCCTTTTTCCTGAGCTGCTCTATTGTTTTTATCACATAATCAAAAGCCTTCTTTGAGTCGTTTTCCCGCAGGATTATGTTCAGGATGTTTTCCTGGACTTCCTTTCCTATGAATGAGAAATTTCTCCTGACTGTCTCAAATCCCCTTATCTTAATTGTGCCTTTCTCAGAGAGCAGCGCGTATTTTTTCTTGGCGCCTGAGCTTCCGATTTTTGCTGATACGAAAATCCCTGAAGGGTAGAAGTCCTCAAGCTCAAGCTCCATAAGCCCTGGAAGCTCCCTATTTACCTGCTGAAGGAAATTCTCAGCATCCTTCCTTGTCTTGTTTCCCAGGGCGAGGAAAACTGAATCAGTGTCTGAATATAAAACCTTGAACCCCGCAGCATCCACCTCATCAATAACTTTCTTTATGTAATGGCGCTCATATGCAGTTATGCTTCTTGTTGATTCAATTGAATACCATCTTGCGTTAAAGAAGCCCATGTAGCCGTACATTGAGTTTGCTATTGTCTTCAGTGCCTGCTCCCTTGCCTTGAGAAGCTTCCTGTCCTTCTCATCAGCTGTCTTCATAATCTCCTTTACTCTCATTCTCCTTGCAATGACATCCCCGATTACAGTTGATATGAATCCCTTTTTCTTCTTGCAGAACCAGCTTTCCAGCTCAGGAATAGAATCCTTGTCATCCTTGCAGCAGGAGCATCCTATTGTGTCAGGGGAGATATTATGAGTGACTATTATGCTTGGGTAAAGGCTCCTGAAATCAAAGACAACTATGTCCTTATATAATCCCGGGCTCGGCTCAAATACAAATGCGCCCTTGTATGTCTGGATTTTCCTCTCAATTATCTGCTCATTTGTCGGCTTGTTTGGAACAATCTCATTGAAGGACTTTGCCTCCCTGATAAGATACCACTCAACAATCTGGCTCAGG comes from the Candidatus Woesearchaeota archaeon genome and includes:
- a CDS encoding DNA-directed DNA polymerase codes for the protein MKIQFYPIDVLSKSKGDRTGILLYGKTDKGERNLVVIREFKPYFWALLKDDKADKQSLFEKLKAIKVQGEDNRTISVSKIEIHRKKFLGCDFDSAKVFTELPSDVPELRIAAKSLGFEIYEADIPFSRRFMVDTDIIPMALYELEGEYSEKRARVPVFNATAMQRVSEELLPNPRVLAFDIETYSPFGKISIPESDPIIMCGFYSDDFKKVITWGKFKSSLPYIEFVASEKSLIERFKSVINEYKPDILVGYYSDGFDLPYIKKRADFNKVELNIGLDGSSLVIKRGRVSSARIVGIPHLDIYRLIKNIIARSLETSSLSLDAVSNELLDERKDEVDIESLSSIWDNEPEKLEKYCQYNLKDADLTFHLFHKTSSILFELTKIVRLNLYDVSRMSLSQIVEWYLIREAKSFNEIVPNKPTNEQIIERKIQTYKGAFVFEPSPGLYKDIVVFDFRSLYPSIIVTHNISPDTIGCSCCKDDKDSIPELESWFCKKKKGFISTVIGDVIARRMRVKEIMKTADEKDRKLLKAREQALKTIANSMYGYMGFFNARWYSIESTRSITAYERHYIKKVIDEVDAAGFKVLYSDTDSVFLALGNKTRKDAENFLQQVNRELPGLMELELEDFYPSGIFVSAKIGSSGAKKKYALLSEKGTIKIRGFETVRRNFSFIGKEVQENILNIILRENDSKKAFDYVIKTIEQLRKKEIPIEKLVIITQLQKNTEDYDSIGPHVAVAQRMKELGKPVGIGTMIRYIVTEGKGRIRDRAKLPEETKDGEYDAEYYIKNQIIPSVGKIFEVLGYKEEELLGKSEEEKAQSSLHSFFKK